In Erigeron canadensis isolate Cc75 chromosome 7, C_canadensis_v1, whole genome shotgun sequence, one DNA window encodes the following:
- the LOC122608201 gene encoding chlorophyllase-1-like, with product MVLLYTESLEAPTTLTATCFDNGNYTVGQINVRKSSGSIPNPPLFIVHPKEKGTYPVILFLHGFSIPNHSYSDLFEFIASHGYIVVAPGQTLFGLVTGLCICSAVGDVEDAAETANWITNNKGENLQLVLPNNVSPDLDKVTLAGHSKGGKAAFALALGHASTSLKFKALIGLDPVAGPDNANRLEPKILNYIPQNFNLDMPVALIGTGLGDDGCCGCFPPAAPWGCNHPFFFNECKPPSCYFVAKDFGHMDMVNDWLVRLSGMFVCKTGNGSKADMRRACGGIFVAFLKAYLFDDDEDLTTIVNSPNLVSPIKLDPVLWIKS from the exons ATGGTATTACTATATACCGAATCTTTAGAGGCACCAACAACACTAACGGCCACTTGTTTCGACAATGGAAACTACACGGTGGGACAGATAAATGTGCGTAAATCTTCGGGTTCTATACCAAACCCGCCTTTGTTCATTGTTCACCCTAAAGAAAAAGGGACTTATCCCGTTATACTCTTTCTTCATGGCTTTTCGATACCCAATCATTCTTATAGCGATCTCTTTGAGTTTATAGCCTCTCATGGTTACATTGTTGTTGCTCCCGGACAAACTTTG TTTGGCTTAGTAACGGGTCTATGTATATGCTCTGCGGTTGGTGATGTGGAAGATGCAGCTGAAACGGCTAACTGGATAACCAATAACAAAGGTGAAAACCTCCAACTTGTTCTCCCAAACAATGTATCACCGGATCTCGACAAGGTAACTCTAGCCGGTCATAGTAAAGGAGGGAAAGCAGCATTTGCACTAGCGTTAGGACATGCTAGTACAAGCCTTAAATTCAAGGCTTTAATTGGGTTGGATCCTGTTGCTGGTCCAGACAATGCCAACAGACTCGAACCCAAAATCTTAAACTACATACCACAAAACTTTAACTTGGATATGCCTGTAGCCCTGATTGGGACAGGCTTAGGTGATGATGGGTGCTGCGGATGTTTTCCACCCGCAGCACCATGGGGATGCAACCATCCATTTTTCTTTAATGAATGCAAGCCTCCTTCGTGTTATTTTGTAGCTAAGGACTTTGGTCACATGGATATGGTAAATGATTGGTTGGTTCGGTTATCTGGTATGTTCGTATGCAAAACTGGAAACGGTTCGAAAGCTGATATGAGAAGAGCTTGTGGAGGCATATTTGTTGCCTTTCTTAAGGCTTatttatttgatgatgatgaagatctCACTACCATAGTTAATTCCCCCAATTTGGTTTCTCCTATTAAGCTTGATCCAGTTTTATGGATTAAATCATGA
- the LOC122608323 gene encoding putative lipid-transfer protein DIR1, translating into MVMAKALVVVFCVFLVVINGLEAVEICNMTEDGLVSCKPSVTNPNPAKPTPECCKAVSGADLKCLCSYKNSVMLPSLGIDPGLAIALPEKCNLPPPPC; encoded by the coding sequence ATGGTGATGGCAAAAGCTCTGGTTGTAGTTTTCTGTGTGTTCCTAGTTGTGATCAATGGGTTAGAAGCGGTCGAAATATGCAATATGACCGAGGATGGTTTGGTGTCTTGCAAACCATCAGTGACAAATCCTAACCCAGCTAAACCAACCCCAGAATGTTGTAAGGCAGTTTCTGGGGCGGACCTTAAGTGTTTGTGTTCGTATAAGAATTCGGTCATGTTGCCTTCTCTTGGAATCGATCCAGGGCTAGCTATTGCGTTACCTGAGAAGTGCAACCTCCCCCCTCCACCTTGTTAG